A section of the Pseudomonas fluorescens genome encodes:
- a CDS encoding F0F1 ATP synthase subunit epsilon: MAMTVHCDIVSAEGEIFSGLVEMVIAHGELGDLGIAMGHAPLITSLKPGPITLTKQGGEKEVFYISGGFLEVQPNMVKVLADTVQRAGDLDEASAQEAVKAAEKALNEKGADFDYSAAAVRLAEAAAQLRTLQQIRKK; the protein is encoded by the coding sequence ATGGCTATGACAGTCCATTGCGATATCGTCAGCGCGGAAGGGGAAATCTTCTCCGGTCTGGTAGAGATGGTGATTGCACACGGCGAACTCGGTGACCTTGGTATTGCCATGGGTCACGCGCCGTTGATCACCAGCTTGAAGCCAGGTCCGATCACTCTGACCAAGCAAGGCGGGGAAAAAGAGGTGTTTTACATCTCTGGTGGTTTCCTCGAGGTTCAGCCGAACATGGTCAAGGTACTTGCCGACACCGTGCAACGTGCTGGCGACCTGGATGAAGCCTCCGCTCAGGAAGCCGTCAAGGCTGCTGAGAAGGCCCTGAACGAAAAGGGTGCGGACTTCGACTACAGCGCTGCTGCTGTACGTCTGGCCGAGGCTGCAGCTCAGCTGCGCACGCTCCAGCAGATCCGCAAGAAGTAA
- the glmU gene encoding bifunctional UDP-N-acetylglucosamine diphosphorylase/glucosamine-1-phosphate N-acetyltransferase GlmU, whose translation MSLEIVILAAGQGTRMRSALPKVLHPVAGNSMLGHVIHSARQLEPQRIHVVIGHGADVVRERLAADDLNFVLQDQQLGTGHATAQAVPFIKADTVLILYGDVPLIEVETLQRLLKHVVPGQMGLLTVELDDPTGYGRIVRNADGKVAAIVEHKDASEAQRAITEGNTGILAVPANKLADWMSRLSNNNAQGEYYLTDVIEMAVSDGLLVATEQPHDPMEVQGANDRKQLAELERHYQLREGRRLMAQGVTLRDPARFDVRGEVTVGRDVLIDINVILEGRVIIEDDVVIGPNCVIKDSTLRKGVVVKANSHIDGAVMGEGSDAGPFARLRPGSVLGARAHVGNFVELKNARMGDDAKAGHLAYLGDAVIGARSNIGAGAITCNYDGANKYQTTIGEDVFIGSNNSLIAPVTIGDGSNTAAGSTINQDVDKSQLAVARARQRNIDGWKRPVKIKKT comes from the coding sequence ATGTCTCTTGAAATCGTCATTCTCGCCGCAGGCCAGGGCACCCGCATGCGCTCAGCCCTGCCCAAGGTGCTGCACCCGGTTGCTGGCAACTCCATGCTTGGCCATGTTATCCACAGCGCCCGGCAACTGGAGCCACAGCGTATCCACGTAGTGATTGGCCACGGGGCCGACGTGGTGCGTGAGCGTCTGGCGGCCGACGACTTGAATTTCGTGTTGCAGGACCAGCAACTGGGTACCGGTCACGCCACCGCGCAAGCCGTACCGTTCATCAAGGCCGACACTGTGCTGATCCTCTATGGTGATGTGCCGCTGATCGAAGTCGAAACCCTGCAGCGCCTGCTCAAGCACGTGGTGCCGGGCCAAATGGGCCTGCTCACTGTCGAGTTGGACGACCCGACCGGTTACGGCCGCATCGTGCGCAACGCCGATGGCAAAGTGGCAGCTATCGTTGAGCATAAAGATGCCAGCGAAGCCCAGCGCGCCATCACCGAAGGCAACACCGGCATTCTTGCGGTGCCTGCCAATAAGCTCGCTGATTGGATGAGCCGCCTGTCCAACAACAACGCCCAGGGCGAGTACTACCTCACCGATGTCATCGAAATGGCAGTGAGCGATGGCCTGTTGGTCGCCACCGAGCAGCCCCACGACCCGATGGAAGTGCAGGGCGCCAACGACCGCAAGCAACTCGCCGAACTGGAGCGTCACTATCAACTGCGCGAAGGCCGCCGCCTGATGGCCCAGGGCGTGACACTGCGTGACCCGGCGCGTTTCGACGTACGTGGTGAGGTGACCGTAGGCCGTGACGTGCTGATCGATATCAACGTGATCCTCGAAGGCCGCGTGATCATCGAAGACGACGTGGTGATTGGCCCGAACTGCGTGATCAAGGACAGCACCCTGCGCAAAGGCGTGGTGGTCAAGGCCAACAGCCATATCGACGGTGCGGTGATGGGCGAGGGTAGCGATGCGGGTCCATTTGCACGGTTGCGGCCTGGTAGCGTCCTGGGCGCCAGGGCCCATGTGGGTAACTTTGTCGAGCTGAAAAACGCACGGATGGGCGACGATGCGAAGGCAGGGCACCTGGCCTATCTTGGCGATGCAGTGATTGGGGCCCGCAGCAACATTGGCGCCGGCGCCATTACCTGCAATTACGATGGTGCCAACAAGTACCAGACGACGATTGGTGAAGACGTATTTATCGGCTCCAACAATTCGCTGATTGCGCCGGTGACTATTGGTGACGGTTCAAACACGGCGGCAGGCTCAACGATCAACCAGGATGTGGATAAGTCCCAATTGGCAGTGGCTCGTGCCCGCCAACGCAACATCGACGGCTGGAAGCGCCCGGTCAAAATCAAAAAGACCTAA
- a CDS encoding DeoR/GlpR family DNA-binding transcription regulator gives MSKRNTPQRRHNILTLLTEQGEVSVDELAKRFETSEVTIRKDLAALESNGLLLRRYGGAITMPQELVGDPAQPVSVHKRAIARAAVKRLREHARIIIDSGSTTAAMIPELGHQPGLVVMTNSLHVASALSELEHEPVLLMTGGTWDPHSDSFQGQVAEQVLRSYDFDQLFIGADGIDLQRGTTTFNELLGLSRVMAEVAREVVVMVESDKIGRKIPNLELPWSSVHTLITDDRLPLEARDQIQARGITLICAAVI, from the coding sequence ATGTCGAAACGAAATACACCACAAAGACGCCACAACATCCTCACCTTGCTCACCGAGCAGGGTGAAGTGAGCGTGGATGAATTGGCCAAGCGTTTCGAAACCTCCGAAGTGACCATCCGCAAGGACCTCGCCGCGCTGGAAAGCAACGGTTTGTTGCTGCGCCGCTACGGTGGCGCAATCACCATGCCCCAGGAACTGGTCGGCGATCCAGCCCAGCCTGTTTCTGTGCACAAGCGCGCCATCGCCCGGGCGGCGGTCAAGCGCTTGCGCGAACATGCGCGGATTATCATCGACAGCGGCAGCACCACTGCTGCGATGATCCCGGAACTGGGCCATCAACCCGGCCTGGTGGTGATGACCAACTCTTTGCATGTGGCCAGTGCCCTGAGTGAGTTGGAGCATGAACCGGTGTTGCTGATGACCGGCGGCACCTGGGACCCGCACTCGGATTCGTTCCAGGGCCAGGTCGCCGAACAGGTGCTGCGTTCTTATGACTTCGACCAACTGTTTATCGGCGCTGACGGCATCGACCTGCAGCGTGGCACCACCACCTTCAATGAACTGCTGGGCCTGAGCCGAGTGATGGCCGAAGTCGCCCGTGAAGTGGTGGTAATGGTCGAGTCCGACAAGATCGGCCGCAAGATCCCCAACCTGGAGCTGCCCTGGAGCAGCGTCCATACCCTTATTACCGATGATCGCCTGCCGCTTGAGGCCCGCGACCAGATTCAAGCCCGCGGCATTACGCTGATTTGCGCGGCAGTCATCTAG